Below is a genomic region from Trichoderma asperellum chromosome 2, complete sequence.
CAACTTTGACATTGTATCGCACATGGCCGTGGGGAAGATGTCGGTTCTCGATGCCGCCCATTGTCCGAGTTTGATAAACGCCGGGCCTGCCCATTCCATAGATTGCACAAGGAAGCCATACCACCAAAGGGTGCCACTTCGTTCCCCATCTTTGTCAGGATGCCGTCGGCCAAACCAAATTACAGGAACCGAAAGAATGACAGGTACGAAAATAACCATCAGGTGTAAAAGTCTGGCTCCAGTGCAAATTGGCTCCCAGATATAAGTGTCCCAAATTAAGACAATCTTGTGCACAATTCGAGACAGTCCCTGGTCGTCATCGTCAATGGATCTCCGAATTTCAGCTCGGGATGCCTCCAACATACGAGACTCGCCAGTCTCATCAGTGTCTCCATTATCCGTCTGTAATAGCTGAACAAAGGCTCCTGTGCCTAGCGCAGCTGCACCGGCCGAAGCATGCAGCGATATCCGGCCTCTTGGCTTTCCTTTCCATGCTGGCAACCTCGTTATGTGAATCCAATTACATGATTCAGCACTACTCCGATATATAGTTTGGCGCAGCGCATACGGCCGAAACAAGGTGCGCCCGCAAAGCCGGCCAAAGACAAAGCCAGTCCTCATATCGGCGGACTCAATCCCAGGCCGATGTAGGCTACTGTCATAGTCGAATCCTCATGAAGAGTTCCAGCGGTTCAAGCATaccaaaaagaggaagagagaaaaaatagaGCATCGACCCGGAATCACAAGCTTCTCTGCACGAATCCCTGCAACACGGGATTCCGAATTGGTGACGTATGATTGACACGGCGATAATCCGGCTAAACACGTGCCCACTTAGGTGCCGGCCAGAACAAAGAAATGAAGTTTCGGGCTTGGCCGATTTGGCTTAAGAAATTTTTAGCCTCAGATCTCATCCACTCTGCTATTCTCCGAATTTCTCAGCAACTTCTTGCGCATTTGCAGCAAACGAGACttcgaattttttttattatccttTTTAATTGTTTAATATCAACTATACCTTTTATATTTCGCAATGGGTTGGTTTTGGGCTGAACCTGCTTCTCCTCCGGCTGGGCTTCCTGCAGGACACCCGGCCGTGTCATTGAACAAAGAGCCTCCGGTATGATTATTGATCTGCGACGCAAATCTAGTAGAAGCTCACGTACAGCAGGCCAGTTGTCCGATGCACCAGAAATCCGCCGATTCTTTCAACCCACACAAGTCTAAGCCCTCAGAGAAAACATCTGCTTCCGGATGTCCCGTACCTCATggttcatcatcgccatcaccagcGTCAGGATGCCCAGTGCCTCATGGATCGCCACCACTGCCGGCGTCTGGATGCCCTGTGCCCCATGCCGCtcgagagaaggaagagccTAAGTCGGTGCTCTCTCAACTCAACCCTCTGAACTACATGTTCCGAGACCTGTCACAGAAGCCTGCGGCCAATCAGACGATGGCGCTGCCGGTCGAGCGAGAGGAATCTTCCATTCCTAGAGGAGACGGCGAGGGCACGTGGGAGTACCCTTCGCCCCAGCAAATGTACAATGCTTTGCTGCGCAAGGGATACACCGATACCGACATCACGGCCGTTGAGTCTATGGTATCTGTCCACAACTTTCTAAATGAGGGTGCATGGCAAGAGATCATTGGCTGGGAAGAGCGCTTCGCACGAGGACTATACAAAGGATGGCAGGTCTGCAAGCGAGGAGAAGAGCACACGGCCGAAGAGTTGGATCGCAACTGGGATGGATCAAACGTCACCCCAACGCTCATCCGATTCCAAGGCCGACCCAAGGATCTTACACCAAAAGCCACGATGTTGCAAGTCCTGGGCTGGATCTATCCTTCCAAGTTTGGGTAAGATGAAATTTTCTGTTATACCCCAACGAGAACGGAGAATGCTAACAAGAGATAGAACTGATCTCCCCTTTGATCGCCATGACTGGTTTGTCTCACGAAACGTCAAcggtgaagaaaaagagattcGATACGTCATCGATTACTACTCTGGAGAGCCTGAGCCAACTGGAGAACCCGTCTTCTACCTGGATGTCCGACCTGCCGCCACGCCTCTGGGAAGTGCAGAGCGAATCATCCGATGGAGCACAGACGTGTGGTGGAAGGCTATCGGAGGTGACCAGCGAGAACAGAACCCACAGCCATTCTTTCGCCACAACGCTGTCAAGTCTTGAGCCTAAATGATTAATGTGTCTATGGCGTCTTTATGGCATACAATTCCCTGCTCTTTTAAAATTTCACGATTATGTTTGTATTTGTATACTATCACGAATGGGATAGGCGTTACTGTGTATTAGATATGACCAGTTTGCTgtatatttagcttatatcCAATTCTATAAGTGTTATTTGTGCCTGTATATCTATTTTTACCCTGAATGTGATTTTCACAGCAGCTAGAAACACTTGATCATTGATGTTGTAGCTGCATCATGAAAAGCTaatcaagagagagagagagagagagagagagagagagagaagggaaaaagtCATTAATCTTGTATGTATTTAGTTTCG
It encodes:
- a CDS encoding uncharacterized protein (BUSCO:EOG092D37TR); protein product: MGWFWAEPASPPAGLPAGHPAVSLNKEPPASCPMHQKSADSFNPHKSKPSEKTSASGCPVPHGSSSPSPASGCPVPHGSPPLPASGCPVPHAAREKEEPKSVLSQLNPLNYMFRDLSQKPAANQTMALPVEREESSIPRGDGEGTWEYPSPQQMYNALLRKGYTDTDITAVESMVSVHNFLNEGAWQEIIGWEERFARGLYKGWQVCKRGEEHTAEELDRNWDGSNVTPTLIRFQGRPKDLTPKATMLQVLGWIYPSKFGTDLPFDRHDWFVSRNVNGEEKEIRYVIDYYSGEPEPTGEPVFYLDVRPAATPLGSAERIIRWSTDVWWKAIGGDQREQNPQPFFRHNAVKS